One window of the Epinephelus moara isolate mb chromosome 22, YSFRI_EMoa_1.0, whole genome shotgun sequence genome contains the following:
- the LOC126383679 gene encoding oxysterol-binding protein-related protein 3-like — protein sequence MTSPSPTHSDSSGSSKHDSNQDSWEIVEGLRGVPASMQEPDRQEGFLLKRRKWPMKGWHKRYFVLEKGILKYAKRETDLKKGKLHGCIDVGLSVMSIKKKAMCVDLDTEDNIYHLKVKSPELFEEWVSKLRHHRVFRQNEIAMYPHERHLFYPHASSSPSLNDSLRKRATLTKQASVHQAKVSSWLHSSEDMDKCCKDLEECGSYLLELNLLLKSMEVLHRTYSAPAISALQASNYDIPKKEKRPRRWRSKNNGKETKATLQVPSCISSQSPRLHASNPNLSTTESNTQEVCPESPDSPTDASRLQEDFCVLANNIHTTLKSAFSSLVAERDRLRHTIDMQAPQPAQVMGLKTAYASESPGGSHTLVHQVSNESKASIPESMSEFFDAQEYLLSSSSSENEVSDDDSYISDVSDSVSMDTYSNEGGSERHNSVSSVVTLARRRSTLPSPSPTSSVSLWNILRNNIGKDLSKVAMPVQLNEPLNTLQRLCEELEYSELLDTANQTDDPYQRMVYVATFAISAYTSTYHRAGSKPFNPVLGETYECDRPDKGFRFIAEQVSHHPPVSACHSDSRNFTFWQDVRWKNKFWGKSMEIVPMGTTHVTLPAFGDHYEWNKVTSCIHNILSGQRWIEHYGEMFIKNINSDACQCKVTFVKARSWSSTVNEIEGVVTDSNGKVVHSIFGKWHESVFQGDPPSATCVWRANPMPVDQDQYYGFTQLAVELNELDSTLRPLLPPTDTRFRPDQRLLEEGNTEGAEEQKQRIEQLQRERRKVLQDNNMTHQPRFFKKSNNDTWVSNNTYWEMRRDPGFSTMDFPVLW from the exons ATGACGTCGCCGTCGCCCACTCACAGCGACAGCAGCGGCTCCTCTAAGCATGACAGTAACCag GACAGCTGGGAGATTGTAGAGGGGCTCAGGGGGGTTCCTGCCAGCATGCAGGAGCCTGACAGACAGGAGGGCTTCCTGCTCAAGAGGAGGAAGTGGCCCATGAAGGGGTGGCATAAG AGATACTTTGTGTTGGAGAAAGGCATCTTGAAGTATGCAAAGCGTGAAACTGAT CTGAAGAAGGGAAAGCTTCATGGCTGCATTGATGTCGGCCTCTCTGTCATGTCAATCAAGAAGAAAGCCATGTGCGTCGACCTGGACACAGAGGATAATATCTATCACTTAAAG GTGAAGTCTCCAGAGTTGTTTGAGGAGTGGGTGTCAAAGCTTCGTCATCACCGCGTGTTTCGGCAGAATGAGATTGCCATGTATCCCCACGAGAGGCACCTCTTCTACCCCCACGCCtcatcctccccctccctcaATGACTCCCTAAGAAAA AGGGCTACTCTTACTAAGCAGGCATCAGTCCACCAGGCTAAGGTCAGTTCTTGGCTCCATTCCTCAGAGGACATGGACAAGTGCTGCAAAG ACTTGGAGGAATGTGGATCATACCTGCTAGAGCTCAACCTGCTGCTGAAGAGCATGGAGGTTCTCCACCGCACATACTCAGCCCCAGCCATTAGTGCACTACAA GCGTCTAATTATGACATCCCCAAAAAAGAGAAGAGGCCAAGGAGATGGCGATCCAAAAACAATGGCAAAGAAACCAAAGCCACACTTCAG GTCCCAAGTTGCATCTCCTCCCAATCCCCTCGCCTCCACGCCTCCAACCCCAATCTCTCAACCACTGAGTCAAACACCCAGGAGGTCTGTCCTGAATCCCCAGACTCACCTACAGACGCGTCCCGTCTGCAGGAGGACTTCTGCGTGCTGGCTAACAACA TCCACACCACACTGAAATCCGCCTTTAGTTCCCTAGtagcagaaagagacagactgagGCACACCATCGACATGCAGGCCCCACAGCCAGCACAGGTCATGGGCTTAAAGACCGCCTATGCTTca GAAAGCCCAGGGGGCTCCCACACGTTGGTCCACCAGGTGTCCAATGAGAGCAAAGCATCTATCCCAGAGTCTATGTCAGAGTTTTTTGATGCTCAGGAgtacctcctctcctcttcctcttctgagAATGAG GTGTCTGACGATGACTCGTACATCAGTGATGTCAGTGACAGCGTCTCCATGGATACCTACAGCAACGAGGGTGGCAGTGAGAGACACAACTCTG TTAGCAGCGTGGTGACCCTGGCTCGTCGGCGCTCCACGCTGCCCTCTCCCAGCCCCACCAGCAGCGTGAGCCTGTGGAACATCCTGAGGAACAACATCGGTAAGGACCTGTCCAAGGTGGCCATGCCGGTACAGCTCAACGAGCCACTGAACACCCTGCAGAGGCTGTGTGAGGAGCTGGAGTACAGTGAGCTGCTGGACACCGCCAACCAGACCGATGACCCCTACCAGCGCAtg GTGTACGTCGCTACATTTGCAATATCTGCATACACATCCACCTACCATCGAGCAGGAAGTAAACCCTTTAACCCTGTCCTGGGAGAGACGTACGAGTGCGACAGACCTGATAAAGGCTTCAGGTTTATAGCTGAACAG GTGAGTCATCACCCACCTGTGTCAGCATGTCACAGCGATTCAAGGAACTTCACCTTTTGGCAAG ATGTCCGATGGAAAAATAAATTCTGGGGCAAATCCATGGAAATTGTTCCCATGGGAACCACTCATGTCACACTACCTGC GTTTGGGGACCACTACGAATGGAACAAAGTGACGTCCTGCATCCATAACATCCTGAGCGGCCAGCGCTGGATTGAACACTACGGGGAGATGTTcatcaaaaacatcaacagtgacGCCTGCCAGTGTAAAGTCACATTTGTCAAG gcaAGATCCTGGAGCTCCACAGTGAACGAGATAGAGGGCGTGGTCACAGATTCGAATGGAAAAGTCGTACACTCCATCTTTGGAAAATGGCACGAATCAGTTTTTCAGGGAGACCCACCGTCTGCCACGTGTGTCTGGAGAGCAA acCCCATGCCAGTGGACCAAGATCAGTACTATGGCTTCACCCAGTTGGCAGTGGAGTTAAATGAGCTGGACTCCACCCTGAGACCTCTGCTGCCCCCCACAGACACACGCTTCAGGCCGGACCAGAG GCTGTTGGAGGAGGGGAACACAGAAGGAGCCGAGGAGCAGAAACAGAGGATAGAGCAGCtccagagggagaggaggaaagtgCTGCAGGACAACAACATGACACACCAGCCACGCTTTTTCAA GAAGTCTAACAACGACACGTGGGTGAGCAACAACACCTACTGGGAGATGCGCAGAGACCCTGGCTTCAGTACAATGGACTTTCCTGTGTTGTGGTGA
- the LOC126383680 gene encoding lactose-binding lectin l-2-like, producing the protein MLLFLFMFGLALGAVSPSDVHQVKLQRGACPMFWYSFNGRCFKYIATRMTWADAELHCVRQGANLASIHSLDEHNFVRFLISNFDHAKGWTWIGLTDIHREGRWTWSDGSRVNFVLWDVRQPDNAGGREHCGHVNFGSNRRWNDHQCHNAFASVCVFRKIC; encoded by the coding sequence ATGCTCTTGTTCCTGTTCATGTTCGGTCTGGCTCTGGGTGCTGTGTCTCCTTCAGACGTCCATCAGGTGAAGCTACAGCGTGGCGCCTGTCCCATGTTCTGGTACAGCTTCAACGGCCGCTGCTTCAAGTACATCGCCACACGTATGACCTGGGCTGATGCAGAACTCCACTGTGTGAGACAAGGAGCCAACCTGGCGTCCATCCACAGTCTGGATGAACACAATTTCGTCAGATTCCTGATCAGCAACTTTGACCATGCCAAAGGATGGACCTGGATTGGACTCACTGACATTCACAGAGAAGGCAGATGGACGTGGTCCGATGGGTCTAGAGTCAACTTTGTCTTGTGGGATGTGAGACAGCCAGACAACGCTGGAGGACGTGAACACTGTGGACACGTCAACTTTGGCTCAAATCGGAGATGGAATGACCATCAGTGTCATAATGCATTCGCTTCTGTTTGTGTATTCCGCAAAATTTGTTAG
- the LOC126384233 gene encoding C-type mannose receptor 2-like translates to MLLFLFMFGLALGAVSPSGVHQVKLQRGACPMFWYSFNGRCYKYIATRMTWADAELHCVSEGSNLVSIYSLDEQNFVQSLIKNFDPAQGFTWIGLSDTQKEGGWMWSDGCPVKFTFWRAREPNNSGGHEDCVHTNLGVEQQWNDYSCSHALTFVCASRRRDANMVSLLLLFGLALGAVSSPDVKLQRGNCPMFWFSFNGRCYKYISTRFTWADAELHCVSEGANLVSIHSQDEENFVKSLIKNFDPAQGRTWIGLSDLHKEDRWMWSDGSAVDFVFWNAGEPNNSERAEHCVLNNYETDLKWNDGRCSDIYASVCTFRITCP, encoded by the exons ATGCTCTTGTTCCTGTTCATGTTCGGTCTGGCTCTGGGTGCTGTGTCTCCTTCAGGCGTCCATCAGGTGAAACTACAGCGTGGCGCCTGTCCCATGTTCTGGTACAGCTTCAACGGGCGCTGCTACAAGTACATCGCCACACGTATGACCTGGGCTGATGCAGAACTCCACTGTGTGTCAGAGGGAAGCAACCTGGTGTCTATCTACAGTCTGGATGAACAGAATTTTGTCCAATCCCTGATCAAGAACTTCGACCCTGCTCAGGGATTTACCTGGATTGGACTCAGCGACACCCAGAAGGAAGGAGGATGGATGTGGTCTGATGGTTGCCCTGTCAAATTTACCTTTTGGAGAGCAAGAGAGCCAAACAACTCTGGAGGACATGAAGATTGTGTACACACTAACCTTGGTGTAGAACAGCAATGGAATGATTATTCATGTTCTCATGCATTAACATTTGTTTGTGCATCTCGCAGA AGAGACGCCAACATGGTCTCGCTCCTCTTGTTGTTTGGTCTGGCTCTGGGTGCTGTGTCTTCTCCTGATGTGAAGCTACAGCGTGGCAACTGTCCCATGTTCTGGTTCAGCTTCAACGGCCGCTGCTACAAGTACATCTCCACACGTTTCACCTGGGCTGATGCAGAGCTCCACTGTGTGTCAGAGGGAGCCAACCTGGTGTCCATCCACAGTCAAGATGAAGAGAATTTTGTCAAATCTCTGATCAAGAACTTTGACCCTGCTCAGGGAAGGACCTGGATCGGACTGAGTGACCTCCACAAAGAAGACAGGTGGATGTGGTCTGATGGGTCTGCAGTGGACTTTGTCTTTTGGAACGCAGGGGAGCCAAACAATAGTGAACGAGCTGAACACTGTGTTTTAAACAACTATGAAACAGATTTGAAATGGAATGACGGCCGCTGTTCTGATATTTATGCCTCTGTTTGTACATTTCGTATAACCTGTCCATAG
- the LOC126383675 gene encoding lactose-binding lectin l-2-like, which yields MLLSLFLFGLALGAVSSSDDHQGQLQRGTCPMFWFNFNSRCYKYVATRMTWADAELHCVSEGANLVSIHSLNEHNFVKSLVKNFDPAEGWTWIGLSDVHKEGSWMWSDGSAVKFVFWATGQPDNAGGRENCGHLNLGTELKWNDHQCSQTFTFVCASRTICP from the coding sequence ATGCTCTTGTCCCTCTTCTTGTTCGGTCTGGCTCTGGGTGCTGTGTCTTCATCTGATGACCATCAAGGGCAGTTACAGCGTGGCACCTGTCCCATGTTCTGGTTCAACTTCAACAGCCGCTGCTACAAGTACGTCGCCACACGTATGACCTGGGCTGATGCAGAACTCCACTGTGTGTCAGAGGGAGCCAACTTGGTGTCTATCCACAGTCTGAATGAACACAATTTTGTCAAATCCCTGGTCAAGAACTTTGACCCTGCTGAAGGATGGACCTGGATTGGACTCAGTGATGTCCACAAAGAAGGCAGTTGGATGTGGTCTGATGGGTCTGCAGTGAAGTTTGTCTTTTGGGCCACAGGACAGCCAGACAACGCTGGAGGACGGGAAAACTGTGGACACCTCAACCTTGGCACAGAATTAAAATGGAATGACCATCAGTGTTCTCAGACATTCACTTTTGTTTGTGCGTCTCGCACAATTTGTCCATAG